From the genome of Ignavibacteriales bacterium, one region includes:
- a CDS encoding polyprenol monophosphomannose synthase — protein sequence MNNYKSLVIIPTYNELENLPKLIPQVLSQDESINILIVDDGSPDGTGKFVEDEMKKNDRIHLLKREKKMGLGTAYIAGFKYALQNNYDFIFEMDADFSHDPNELKNFLIAIQENDLVLGSRYINGVRVLNWPMARLLLSFFASIYTRIITGMPIKDATGGFKCFRRKVLESIDFNRVKSNGYSFQIEMTFKAYAKGFKIKEIPIVFIDRVKGKSKMSKKIVREAVTMVWKLRLQQMFGKL from the coding sequence ATGAATAATTATAAATCATTAGTCATCATCCCGACATACAATGAGCTGGAAAATTTACCAAAGCTTATTCCTCAAGTTTTATCTCAGGATGAAAGCATTAACATATTAATTGTTGATGATGGCTCTCCTGATGGAACTGGAAAGTTTGTTGAAGATGAAATGAAAAAGAATGATCGAATACATCTTCTTAAAAGAGAAAAGAAAATGGGATTGGGAACAGCTTACATTGCTGGTTTTAAATATGCTTTGCAAAATAATTACGATTTTATTTTTGAAATGGATGCTGACTTTTCTCACGATCCAAATGAACTGAAGAATTTTTTAATAGCAATACAAGAAAATGATCTTGTACTCGGCAGCAGATATATTAACGGTGTGCGTGTACTTAATTGGCCAATGGCTCGATTGCTGTTAAGTTTTTTTGCAAGCATCTATACACGAATTATAACTGGAATGCCCATAAAGGATGCAACCGGCGGATTTAAATGCTTCCGTAGAAAAGTCTTGGAATCAATTGACTTTAATCGAGTTAAATCAAATGGCTATTCTTTTCAAATTGAAATGACATTTAAAGCATATGCAAAAGGATTTAAAATTAAAGAAATTCCAATAGTTTTTATTGATCGTGTTAAAGGCAAATCTAAGATGTCTAAAAAAATAGTTCGCGAAGCGGTTACTATGGTTTGGAAACTTAGGCTGCAACAAATGTTCGGCAAATTGTAA
- a CDS encoding formyl transferase — translation MLKILLVTQDDPFYVSIFFKELFKHSLTEKFELVGVIIQPPLGKKSMKKLIKQMFNFYGFWNFLSLGIKYVVYKIFNLVSVKLFSGNFPGFFSVKHILLKKKIKIFELKNINSKESLDFLRSFNLDIIFSIAASQIFKDDVLNLPELGCFNIHTSRLPKNRGMMPNFWSLLNFENDPISAVTIHKMNKELDDGEILFQQHFDLDPKESLDSLIRRTKKLSVNVFLEAIKILKNGEVNFLVNDSRYATYNTFPTKDDVKRFRTKGYRLR, via the coding sequence ATGTTAAAGATTCTTTTAGTTACACAAGATGATCCTTTTTATGTATCAATATTTTTCAAAGAACTTTTTAAACATAGTCTAACTGAAAAATTTGAATTAGTTGGTGTAATCATTCAGCCACCACTTGGAAAGAAATCCATGAAAAAGCTGATTAAACAAATGTTTAATTTTTATGGTTTCTGGAATTTTTTAAGTCTAGGTATTAAATATGTTGTCTATAAGATATTTAATCTAGTTTCAGTTAAATTGTTTAGTGGTAATTTCCCCGGTTTTTTTTCGGTGAAGCATATATTATTGAAGAAAAAAATTAAAATCTTTGAATTAAAAAACATCAATAGTAAAGAATCGTTAGATTTTTTAAGATCGTTTAATTTAGATATAATTTTTTCAATTGCCGCAAGCCAGATATTTAAAGATGATGTGTTAAATCTTCCTGAACTAGGCTGTTTTAATATTCATACTTCGAGACTTCCTAAAAATAGAGGGATGATGCCAAATTTCTGGTCATTACTTAATTTTGAGAATGATCCGATAAGTGCTGTCACGATTCATAAAATGAATAAAGAATTAGATGATGGTGAAATTCTATTCCAACAACATTTTGATCTTGATCCGAAAGAATCTTTAGATTCATTAATAAGAAGAACTAAAAAGCTAAGTGTTAATGTATTTCTAGAGGCTATAAAAATATTAAAAAATGGTGAGGTTAATTTTTTAGTTAATGATTCTAGATATGCAACATATAATACATTTCCAACAAAAGATGATGTTAAAAGATTTCGAACAAAAGGTTATCGACTAAGATGA
- a CDS encoding sugar transferase, producing MINAAWFVYSYVRLQTGWFDLLIAPEFFVPMFVTYSYWLIIFTFVGMYRTWFASSRFDEISSLFKATFFGIFLLFFLIFLDDYLHSVSNATRILIFIYWGLFLFFVGSGRILIRSVQRNLLIKGIGRRCGLVIGYNDKGREVLNSINNAPALGIDIEAFVAVKNENIGKDYNGIKVEGTMDQLVAIIEKYNAKEIIIALEKEDHDVLVDVISKTEGKNLSLKIVPDLYEILSGQARTSQIYGMPLIDIMPELMPEWEKKLKRIMDIFISLLILIFSSPILMLTAIAIKIDSKGPILFKQERLGQNGKPFNVLKFRSMIVDAEKHSGPVWSQKDDPRITRMGKFVRRVRIDEIPQMINVLKGEMSLVGPRPERAFFVDKLSKEIPYYKRRLKVRPGVTGWAQIKHKYDETIEDVKIKLQYDLFYIENISIRMDLKILLRTVYVVLFGKGHYD from the coding sequence ATGATTAATGCTGCATGGTTTGTTTACAGCTATGTGCGTTTACAGACAGGATGGTTTGATTTACTTATTGCACCCGAATTTTTTGTTCCGATGTTTGTTACTTATTCCTACTGGCTTATAATTTTTACCTTTGTTGGAATGTACCGCACTTGGTTTGCATCTTCACGTTTTGATGAAATATCATCTCTTTTTAAAGCTACTTTTTTTGGAATATTTTTACTTTTCTTTTTAATCTTTCTTGATGATTATCTGCATAGTGTTTCAAATGCAACGCGAATATTAATTTTTATTTATTGGGGATTATTTTTGTTCTTTGTTGGCTCAGGAAGAATATTGATACGAAGTGTACAACGTAATCTTTTAATTAAGGGTATCGGACGAAGATGCGGATTAGTAATCGGTTATAATGATAAAGGTAGAGAAGTATTAAATTCAATTAATAATGCACCGGCACTGGGAATTGATATTGAAGCTTTTGTTGCGGTCAAAAATGAAAACATAGGCAAGGATTATAATGGAATTAAAGTTGAAGGCACTATGGATCAACTAGTCGCGATTATAGAAAAGTATAATGCAAAAGAAATTATCATAGCACTTGAAAAAGAAGATCACGATGTTCTGGTTGATGTAATTTCAAAAACGGAGGGCAAAAATCTTAGTTTAAAAATTGTTCCGGATCTTTATGAGATACTAAGTGGGCAGGCTCGTACCAGCCAGATCTACGGAATGCCGCTTATCGATATTATGCCGGAACTTATGCCCGAGTGGGAAAAAAAATTAAAGCGGATAATGGATATTTTTATTTCATTGTTGATTTTAATTTTTAGTTCGCCAATTTTAATGTTAACGGCAATTGCTATTAAGATTGATAGCAAAGGTCCAATTTTATTTAAGCAGGAAAGATTAGGACAAAATGGAAAACCATTTAATGTATTAAAATTTCGTTCAATGATTGTGGATGCTGAAAAGCATTCGGGTCCTGTTTGGTCGCAAAAAGATGATCCACGTATTACACGAATGGGTAAGTTTGTTCGCAGAGTAAGAATTGATGAAATTCCACAAATGATTAATGTACTAAAAGGCGAAATGAGTTTAGTTGGACCAAGACCTGAACGTGCTTTTTTTGTCGATAAACTTTCTAAAGAAATTCCGTATTATAAAAGACGATTAAAAGTTCGTCCCGGTGTAACAGGATGGGCACAAATAAAACATAAATATGATGAAACAATTGAAGATGTAAAAATTAAACTTCAGTACGATTTATTTTATATAGAAAATATTTCGATCAGGATGGATCTAAAAATTTTATTGCGTACAGTTTATGTTGTACTTTTTGGTAAAGGGCATTATGATTAG
- a CDS encoding O-antigen ligase family protein, producing MDTFFVWTLPIGLFVVLEKLRILVFWKNYFAGFFSLVLVYYLIQNKTQLKSLIIGVIIWGLILALIEFNILMQLGGFSSGVVGLYFKKNLFSVSWGRSNYLASFFVLIIPLTLGYLFYTKSKNLKIFLAVALVFMFFAIIITLSRGGLLALFLALSLLFVRTLKARSLIPFITVLIIIVTIILLNPLTYVIAEGMSSLETAGSVYSRLNFYKDTWNAFLNNPIAGVGFGNLSFYAKFILAKDASSSAHNIILGMLGETGLVGGIFFFSILVVVIIKVFKEYRSEEDHSLKLLRWAFFSAIAGGYFHSLVEPNFEGFQFSIIFWAIVGTSFNLNLLKTNKDNEAENYKYSLE from the coding sequence TTGGATACCTTTTTTGTCTGGACACTGCCTATTGGGTTATTTGTAGTACTTGAGAAACTAAGAATTTTGGTCTTCTGGAAAAACTACTTTGCAGGATTTTTTAGCCTAGTATTAGTGTACTATTTGATACAGAATAAAACTCAATTAAAATCATTAATTATAGGTGTAATTATTTGGGGCTTAATATTAGCACTCATTGAGTTTAATATTTTAATGCAGTTAGGCGGCTTTTCATCGGGTGTTGTTGGTCTTTACTTTAAGAAAAATTTGTTTTCAGTTAGTTGGGGCAGATCAAATTATTTAGCTTCATTCTTTGTTTTGATAATACCGCTTACACTTGGATATTTGTTTTATACCAAATCTAAAAACTTAAAAATATTTTTGGCTGTTGCTCTTGTTTTTATGTTTTTCGCAATTATTATTACATTATCAAGAGGTGGGCTTTTAGCTTTATTCCTTGCATTAAGCTTGTTATTCGTTCGCACGCTTAAAGCAAGATCATTAATCCCTTTCATTACAGTTTTAATAATTATTGTGACAATTATTCTTCTTAACCCTCTTACTTATGTCATCGCAGAAGGAATGTCCAGTCTTGAAACTGCCGGTTCTGTGTACTCACGATTAAATTTTTATAAGGATACTTGGAATGCCTTTCTAAATAATCCAATTGCTGGAGTAGGTTTTGGGAATTTGAGTTTTTATGCAAAATTTATTTTAGCAAAAGATGCTTCATCATCTGCTCATAATATAATATTAGGTATGCTAGGTGAAACAGGATTGGTTGGTGGAATTTTCTTTTTTTCAATATTAGTGGTAGTTATTATAAAAGTCTTTAAAGAATACCGAAGCGAAGAAGATCATTCACTAAAATTATTGCGATGGGCTTTTTTTTCTGCCATAGCAGGGGGTTATTTCCACTCATTAGTAGAGCCAAATTTTGAAGGATTCCAATTCTCAATAATATTTTGGGCAATTGTAGGCACATCTTTCAATCTTAATTTGCTTAAAACTAATAAGGATAATGAAGCAGAAAATTATAAGTATTCTTTAGAATGA
- a CDS encoding glycosyltransferase family 2 protein translates to MNLDRNNINADFHSLVFIIIINWNGYNDTNECINSILKISYPNYEILLVDNGSDKNEYEKVISLKSKATLIRSEKNLGFSGGNNLGIKYALDCGADYLLLLNNDTIVEPNFLNPLLKVFEEEINVGIVAPQINYFNEPKKIWSAGGKIS, encoded by the coding sequence ATGAATTTAGACAGAAATAATATTAATGCTGATTTTCATTCCTTAGTTTTTATAATAATTATAAACTGGAATGGGTATAACGATACGAATGAATGTATAAATTCTATTCTTAAAATAAGTTATCCTAACTATGAAATTTTATTGGTAGACAATGGATCAGATAAAAATGAATACGAAAAAGTTATCTCGCTAAAATCTAAGGCCACTTTAATAAGAAGTGAAAAAAACTTGGGATTTTCCGGTGGGAATAACCTAGGAATTAAGTATGCTCTTGACTGTGGGGCAGATTATTTACTTTTATTAAATAACGATACTATAGTTGAACCAAATTTTTTGAATCCCTTATTAAAAGTATTTGAAGAAGAGATTAATGTTGGAATTGTTGCGCCTCAGATTAATTATTTTAATGAGCCCAAAAAAATATGGAGTGCTGGAGGCAAAATTAGTTGA
- a CDS encoding glycosyltransferase family 4 protein: MNIGIDARLLSTPIRGIASYLANLIKFLPEYDLVNKYYVFQYEDIPQENNFYTYISIKKNRIPRQLFEHYWINFTLPKLIHMYNIDIFFTPYIFVPLVKRDWKNVIVVADSLTKVCKEYYTFHYRKYLDYFVPPSIRRSDAVITISKSALNDIIKYYHINAEKIQVLYLWGDDKYKPLSISENLQNDILKKFNLPEKFVLFVSVLEERKNIQAIIRVSDILELRGVDLKFVLVGREGFGFNKIISELEKRKNRIIHLKNINDTELVLLYNLSTIFFFPTHYEGFGLPPLEAMKCGIPVVTSNNSSLPEVVGEGGIMGEATDYEFFANSIEKLLEDKKYYSSMKSKAIEQAKKFTPENHLNRLISTFNSLQQENKNL; the protein is encoded by the coding sequence ATGAATATAGGAATTGATGCACGATTGTTAAGCACACCGATAAGAGGAATTGCGAGTTATTTAGCAAATCTTATCAAATTCCTTCCAGAATATGATTTAGTAAATAAGTACTATGTCTTTCAGTACGAAGATATACCTCAAGAAAATAATTTCTACACATATATTTCAATAAAAAAAAATCGCATTCCACGGCAATTATTTGAACACTACTGGATAAATTTTACTCTTCCAAAATTAATTCACATGTACAACATTGATATTTTCTTTACTCCTTACATCTTTGTTCCTTTGGTAAAACGTGACTGGAAAAACGTAATAGTAGTTGCAGATTCTCTGACGAAAGTATGTAAAGAATATTATACATTCCATTATAGAAAATATTTAGATTATTTTGTGCCACCTTCTATCCGCAGGAGTGACGCAGTTATAACTATCTCTAAATCAGCACTGAATGATATTATCAAATATTATCATATAAATGCTGAGAAGATTCAAGTATTGTATTTGTGGGGTGATGATAAATACAAACCTTTAAGTATTTCTGAAAACTTGCAGAATGATATCTTAAAAAAATTTAATTTACCAGAAAAATTTGTTTTGTTTGTTAGTGTTCTCGAAGAAAGGAAGAATATACAAGCAATTATTAGAGTATCTGATATTTTAGAACTTAGAGGAGTTGATTTAAAGTTTGTCCTTGTAGGGCGCGAAGGTTTTGGATTTAATAAAATAATTTCTGAATTAGAAAAAAGAAAAAATCGAATTATACATTTAAAAAATATTAATGATACAGAGTTAGTGTTATTATATAATCTTTCAACGATATTCTTTTTCCCTACGCATTATGAAGGGTTTGGTTTGCCACCACTTGAGGCTATGAAATGCGGTATCCCGGTGGTTACATCAAATAATTCTTCCTTACCCGAAGTGGTTGGTGAAGGCGGAATTATGGGTGAGGCTACCGATTATGAATTCTTTGCGAATTCTATTGAGAAATTACTTGAGGATAAAAAATATTATTCTTCGATGAAATCAAAAGCAATTGAACAAGCAAAAAAATTTACTCCTGAAAATCATTTGAATAGGTTGATCAGCACTTTTAATAGTTTACAACAGGAAAACAAAAATTTGTAA
- a CDS encoding DUF3473 domain-containing protein produces the protein MNTFLSVDVEDWFQVDNLKQAISRDSWDGRLSRVEKNVDVILELLNKNNSFATFFILGWIAERFPQLVKKIHKQGHEVACHGYNHELVYSLSPKKFQEDVFKTKSILENIIGEQIIGYRAPNFSITDWAIDVLISLGFKYDSSLFLTVAHNRYGKLKDYDVSKKPIFELKNGLYEVMLSNINFAGNKLPWSGGFYFRFIPYIVFKSGINKILKDKGIYIFYIHPWEFDPDQPRVKDISLQYKFRHYTNLNKTESKFTKLLKDYSFLPIRNLVSEVK, from the coding sequence ATGAATACTTTTTTAAGTGTTGATGTTGAGGATTGGTTTCAAGTTGATAATCTAAAACAGGCTATTAGTAGGGACTCTTGGGATGGTAGGTTATCAAGAGTTGAAAAAAATGTCGATGTCATTCTTGAATTGTTGAATAAAAATAATTCGTTTGCAACATTTTTTATTCTTGGCTGGATAGCAGAAAGATTTCCTCAGCTTGTTAAAAAAATTCATAAACAAGGCCACGAAGTGGCCTGCCATGGGTATAACCACGAATTAGTTTATTCTTTATCTCCTAAGAAATTCCAGGAAGATGTATTTAAAACTAAAAGTATTTTAGAGAATATTATTGGGGAGCAAATAATTGGATATAGAGCACCGAACTTTTCAATAACTGATTGGGCAATCGATGTTTTAATTTCCTTGGGATTTAAATATGATTCAAGTCTGTTTTTAACTGTTGCCCATAATCGTTATGGAAAACTAAAAGACTATGATGTTTCAAAAAAACCAATATTTGAATTAAAGAATGGCTTGTACGAAGTGATGTTATCCAATATAAATTTCGCAGGTAATAAATTACCTTGGTCTGGTGGATTTTACTTTAGGTTTATACCTTACATAGTCTTTAAAAGTGGAATTAATAAAATCTTAAAAGACAAAGGAATATATATTTTTTACATTCATCCATGGGAATTTGATCCGGATCAACCCAGAGTTAAAGATATAAGTTTACAATATAAGTTTAGACATTACACAAATTTAAATAAGACAGAATCTAAGTTTACTAAATTGTTAAAAGATTATAGTTTTTTACCTATTAGAAATCTTGTATCAGAGGTAAAGTAA
- a CDS encoding four helix bundle protein, which yields MEREKLEFYLRAKFRFQDLEVWKLAIEIADELFDIADELEQKHLYRFAEQLRGAAMSISNNIAEGSGSEWKKEFKNFLNIARRSAFETANILILLNHKKLLNIDKLEKLLDKLDKECRMITNFKKTL from the coding sequence ATGGAAAGAGAAAAATTAGAATTCTATTTGAGAGCAAAATTTAGATTTCAAGATTTAGAAGTTTGGAAATTGGCAATTGAAATTGCGGATGAGTTATTTGATATTGCTGATGAATTAGAGCAAAAACATTTATACCGATTTGCTGAACAATTGCGAGGTGCAGCTATGAGCATTTCTAACAACATTGCCGAAGGATCTGGTTCAGAGTGGAAGAAAGAATTTAAGAATTTTCTTAACATCGCTAGAAGATCAGCTTTTGAAACTGCAAATATTTTAATATTACTGAATCATAAAAAATTATTAAATATTGATAAGCTTGAAAAACTGTTAGACAAACTTGATAAAGAATGCAGAATGATAACCAATTTCAAAAAAACTTTATAA
- a CDS encoding glycosyltransferase: MKIVQTNKAYYPKVGGIETTIRTLSEGFVKDYGANVDVLACNHTRYFKKIDKTINGVNVSYMATLGFFSSLPISPGYFQALLKLKGDILHIHQPFPLADLTLEFFPQLKKNFSKIITSWHCDITRQKWALPIYGKYIHRFLKSVDKITVSNPNLVENSDFLPSYKDKCVVIPHGINLGWANSGVEINYFSENPTLNYNNKIILFVGRLVIYKGVEYLIEAMQYVSNASLIIIGSGPLEKNLLNRISILKLNSRISIIPEVDDKTLQHYYKSCDLFVLPSINKTEAYGLVQIEAMACGKPVICTNLATGTTFINQHRKTGLVVPPKNSKALADSINKLISDKSLRDSLGSNAKNRAISEFTSEKMVKRTYDLYLELLKDSL; this comes from the coding sequence ATGAAAATTGTTCAAACAAATAAAGCATATTATCCCAAAGTTGGTGGAATTGAGACAACTATTAGAACACTTTCTGAAGGCTTTGTGAAAGATTACGGAGCCAATGTTGATGTTCTTGCTTGCAATCATACTCGTTATTTTAAAAAAATTGATAAAACAATAAATGGTGTTAATGTCAGTTATATGGCCACCCTTGGATTTTTTTCATCACTTCCAATAAGTCCGGGTTATTTTCAAGCTTTACTAAAACTTAAAGGTGATATACTCCATATTCATCAACCATTTCCATTGGCTGATCTTACTTTAGAATTTTTTCCGCAACTTAAAAAAAATTTTTCCAAGATTATAACATCTTGGCACTGCGATATAACTCGACAAAAATGGGCACTCCCAATTTACGGGAAATATATTCATAGATTTCTAAAAAGTGTAGATAAAATAACAGTAAGCAATCCAAACCTAGTTGAAAACTCAGATTTTCTTCCTTCTTATAAAGATAAATGTGTTGTTATTCCTCACGGCATTAATTTGGGATGGGCTAATTCGGGCGTCGAGATAAATTACTTTTCAGAAAACCCAACTCTAAATTATAACAACAAAATAATATTATTTGTTGGCAGATTAGTAATATATAAAGGGGTTGAGTATTTAATAGAAGCAATGCAATATGTGAGCAACGCTTCACTTATAATTATCGGTTCTGGTCCATTAGAAAAAAATCTATTGAACAGGATTTCAATACTTAAATTAAATTCAAGAATAAGTATAATTCCTGAAGTGGATGATAAAACATTACAGCATTATTATAAATCTTGTGATTTATTTGTTCTCCCATCTATTAACAAAACAGAAGCTTATGGTCTTGTGCAAATTGAAGCGATGGCGTGTGGAAAACCTGTTATATGTACAAATCTTGCAACCGGTACTACATTCATTAATCAACATAGGAAAACCGGTTTAGTTGTTCCTCCTAAAAATTCAAAAGCATTGGCAGATTCGATCAATAAACTAATTAGTGATAAAAGTCTTAGAGATTCATTGGGCTCTAATGCAAAAAACCGTGCTATCTCTGAATTTACTTCTGAAAAAATGGTAAAGAGGACTTATGATTTGTACTTAGAGTTATTAAAAGATTCATTATAA